The Psychrobacter sp. 28M-43 genome segment AATCCGCGCATCTCTGGCGATGAATATAATGAATTTGTGGACTTATTTATTCAAGCCGTTAAGCGTCGTTGGCCAGAAGTGTTATTGCAATTTGAAGATTTTGCTCAGGAAAACGCGACCCCGTTATTGAATAAATATCGTGATCAGCTATGCTGCTTTAATGATGATATTCAAGGGACTGCTGCGGTTTCAGTCGGCACTTTGATTGCAGCGTGTCTAAATAAAGGTCAAAAACTTAGTCAACAGAATATCGCATTTTTAGGCGCAGGATCTGCGGGTTGCGGTATTGCTGAGCATATTATTCGCCAAATGCAGCGTGAAGGATTGACTGAAGAGCAAGCTCGTAGTCAAGTATTCATGGTTGACCGTTATGGCTTGCTAACAGATGGCATGACAGAACTGCAAAAATTCCAAGAACCATTAGTACAAAAGGAATCAGCTATTGCCAGCTGGGATAAAAGTAAGAAGCTTGGTTTAGCGCAAGTGGTTAAACAAGCAAAAATCACCGTATTATTTGGTGTTAGCGGACAAAAAGGTCTGTTCACCCAAGAAGTGATCGAATCGCTATGTGCTAATACTGAGCACCCAATTGTACTACCACTTTCAAATCCAACGTCTCGTGTGGAAGCTACGCCGCAAGAAGTCATGAATTGGAGTAAAGGTAAGGCAATTGTTGCGACGGGTAGTCCGTTTCCTCATACCACTTATAACGGTCAGTCTTTTGAGGTTTCTCAGTGTAATAACAGCTATATTTTCCCTGGTATTGGTCTGGGTGTCTTAGCAGCACGTGCGACAGGTATCAGCGATAATATGCTAACGGCAGCAAGCCAAGCCCTTGCAGATATATCAATGGAATACGAAAAGGCACCTGGTGCCATCTTACCGCCGATCAAAGTTATCAGAGAGATCAGTGAAAAAATAGCGTATGCAGTGGCTTTACAAGCGGCTCAAGATAAGCTAGCACTACCTATCACATCGGAGAATTTACAACGCCGATTAAAAGCGAATTTTTGGTTACCTGAATATCGTAACTATCGCCGTACTTCTTTCTAGATTAGATATAAAAATTCCTAATATTAGGTACATTATCTAAATAAAGTACTGAATAAAAGAAGGTTGCTAGCGCTATATTACATATAGTGTTGGCAACCTTTTTTATTTCTATCAAAGTTCATTAGTTTATCAAGTTTACTTCTACCATTCCTTCAGTATAGCTAAGCTTAAGTATTCAAGCATGCATCTGCTTAAAGAAAAAGGTGTTAATTAACCGTTGAAGTTAG includes the following:
- a CDS encoding NAD-dependent malic enzyme, encoding MSNKRPLYIPVAGPALLETPLLNKGSAFSSEERSSFNLTGLLPHNIETIEEQSLRAYHQLSSFTDAMDKHIYLRNIQDTNETLFHHLIEQHIEEVMPLIYTPTVGQACEKFSQIYRRKRGLFISYPERHKIDDMLQNATKQNVKVIVVTDGERILGLGDQGIGGMGIPIGKLSLYTACGGISPAYCLPILLDVGTNNQQLLDDPMYMGWRNPRISGDEYNEFVDLFIQAVKRRWPEVLLQFEDFAQENATPLLNKYRDQLCCFNDDIQGTAAVSVGTLIAACLNKGQKLSQQNIAFLGAGSAGCGIAEHIIRQMQREGLTEEQARSQVFMVDRYGLLTDGMTELQKFQEPLVQKESAIASWDKSKKLGLAQVVKQAKITVLFGVSGQKGLFTQEVIESLCANTEHPIVLPLSNPTSRVEATPQEVMNWSKGKAIVATGSPFPHTTYNGQSFEVSQCNNSYIFPGIGLGVLAARATGISDNMLTAASQALADISMEYEKAPGAILPPIKVIREISEKIAYAVALQAAQDKLALPITSENLQRRLKANFWLPEYRNYRRTSF